A stretch of Fulvia fulva chromosome 4, complete sequence DNA encodes these proteins:
- a CDS encoding Putative exopolyphosphatase: MKTITALTGALLVSAASAAPSQAEEQTVLQPSPVRPANGIETGVGHFSEWSRATKKEFLRDWQRGKISDWTLVLGNEGGDLDSLTSAVTWAYHLEHSTQNTSHPLKAIALLQTPTDALDLRPENKLALRNSLMSTGHSDLLTTDELPEHPETLSRDIKGIVIVDHPAPLRKWDNAPILSIFDHHEDRGAGKDAKPRIFQKVASCTTLVATQMLDEWAALPKQYHLSHELLELMLSAIAIDAGGLEDATDADKKISQRVLDLSRWNKRDLDAQMEKLDDELKKAKKNLDDLTVRDLLRRDWKGDLVDTPSPRTPTVSLGFASIPFSLDEQIEKTEFEELFDWFAIEAAWTAQVGTDISVALNKYKVKDKHGKKHKIREIVLVVRSDVRIDDVQADALFKTVSEAIEEEPTLKAKKWHRADELGRRQMVWTHEREDAGRKVIRPIIEKAVEEWK, encoded by the coding sequence ATGAAGACGATAACAGCTCTCACTGGTGCGTTGCTCGTTTCGGCAGCGTCCGCAGCACCTTCGCAGGCCGAGGAACAAACAGTCCTGCAACCATCGCCAGTACGACCAGCAAACGGAATCGAAACAGGTGTTGGCCACTTCAGCGAATGGAGCAGAGCGACCAAGAAGGAGTTCCTGCGAGACTGGCAAAGAGGAAAGATCTCGGATTGGACTTTGGTGCTCGGCAACGAAGGTGGCGATCTTGACAGTCTGACTTCTGCTGTGACTTGGGCCTACCATCTTGAGCACTCCACTCAAAACACTTCCCATCCCCTCAAGGCGATCGCATTACTCCAGACCCCGACTGATGCACTTGACTTGCGACCGGAGAATAAGCTGGCACTGAGGAACTCTTTGATGAGCACCGGGCACTCTGATCTGCTCACCACGGACGAACTGCCAGAACATCCAGAAACTTTGTCGCGTGACATCAAGGGTATTGTGATCGTTGATCATCCTGCTCCGCTTCGTAAATGGGACAATGCGCCCATCCTGAGCATCTTCGACCACCACGAAGACCGCGGCGCTGGCAAGGACGCGAAGCCTCGCATCTTCCAGAAAGTTGCCAGCTGCACCACTCTGGTAGCAACACAGATGCTTGACGAATGGGCAGCGCTACCGAAGCAATATCACCTGTCACATGAGCTTTTGGAGTTGATGCTCAGCGCGATTGCCATCGATGCAGGTGGTCTCGAAGACGCCACAGACGCAGACAAGAAGATCTCACAGCGAGTCCTGGACCTTAGCAGATGGAACAAGCGAGACCTCGATGCCCAGATGGAGAAGCTTGACGACGAGTTGAAGAAAGCAAAGAAGAATCTTGACGACCTCACAGTCCGCGACCTGCTGCGACGAGATTGGAAGGGCGACCTGGTCGACACACCCTCTCCACGCACGCCAACAGTCAGCCTCGGCTTCGCCTCAATTCCCTTCTCGCTGGATGAGCAAATCGAGAAGACAGAGTTCGAAGAGCTCTTCGACTGGTTCGCCATCGAGGCAGCCTGGACAGCCCAAGTCGGCACCGACATCAGCGTCGCGCTCAATAAATACAAAGTCAAAGACAAGCACGGCAAGAAGCACAAGATTCGCGAGATCGTGCTGGTGGTGCGGAGCGACGTTAGGATTGACGATGTGCAGGCTGATGCGCTCTTCAAGACTGTTAGCGAGGCGATTGAAGAGGAGCCTACGCTGAAGGCGAAGAAGTGGCATCGGGCTGATGAGTTGGGGAGAAGGCAGATGGTGTGGACGCATGAGAGGGAGGATGCGGGGAGGAAAGTCATTCGGCCGATCATTGAGAAGGCTGTTGAGGAGTGGAAGTAG
- a CDS encoding Trichothecene efflux pump TRI12 translates to MATQHNTGLTEEKMASHGDNSSGSRDHDFVDKLEHMEPGYGHHDGAGLERKYTEADDPNIHQSMNLRLFLGLLAMSFCWVGSQIPLYLFGSVLPDIYSEIGGANGRYIWLVVGYLIPVSAICPFVGALSDIFGRKAVASFGQVLLVIGPIVVCTAHHINVAIGGMVIAGLGAGLNELIALAGTSEMVPVRKRAAYVGFVVFTILPFCPSPLWAQLIAARGGWRWNGALVGIFNFVGLILVAVTYRDPVRERPPVKLVLKQIDYIGGILSTAGVTLFMMGLQWGARQYTWGSAHVLVPLIMGLILIIAFFVWEFFAPYPMCPRALFSKDKRSMILILLITFFSGGNFFVLLLFWPTQVYNMYGNDPLQIGIRTLPIGFGIIFGAAFALFLIGLTKGRTTILMIFWTLAMTGFTGAMSAARTYNLTPTVYPILTLASISVGAVIIPCSIIAQVMCPQELIGTVTAITLSIRYIGGAIGFTAYYNVFFHEYFGLANTIAAPQITAAGITYDYYELLNLITLASNAQYEQFRTALEFSPTLRIDPEAAYNIIIAAVQDAFAIAYQWPYWISIAFGGVCIVCSFGLRDIKKHMEEFDGPA, encoded by the exons ATGGCGACACAACACAATACGGGTCTGACTGAAGAGAAGATGGCATCGCACGGCGACAACTCGAGCGGAAGCCGCGATCATGACTTTGTCGACAAGCTCGAGCACATGGAGCCCGGGTATGGTCACCACGATGGAGCAGGCCTCGAGCGAAAGTACACTGAAGCCGACGACCCGAACATTCACCAATCG ATGAACCTCCGATTGTTCCTAGGATTGCTGGCCATGTCTTTCTGCTGGGTCGGTTCGCAGATCCCTCTCTACCTCTTCGGCAGTGTACTTCCCGACATCTACAGTGAAATCGGAGGTGCCAACGGACGATATATCTGGCTGGTTGTCGGATACCTGATTCCTGTCTCTGCCATCTGTCCATTCGTCGGTGCGCTCTCCGATATCTTCGGCCGAAAAGCAGTCGCTTCATTCGGTCAGGTTCTGCTGGTCATTGGACCCATCGTGGTTTGCACCGCGCACCACATCAACGTTGCCATCGGCGGAATGGTCATCGCTGGTCTCGGTGCTGGTCTCAACGAATTGATCGCACTTGCTGGAACATCCGAGATGGTGCCGGTGAGAAAGCGAGCTGCGTACGTTGGATTCGTCGTCTTCACGATCCTGCCTTTCTGCCCTTCACCTCTGTGGGCACAGCTCATTGCGGCTCGCGGTGGTTGGAGATGGAACGGTGCTCTTGTCGGCATCTTCAACTTCGTCGGTCTCATCCTGGTGGCAGTGACATACAGAGATCCTGTCCGTGAGCGACCACCGGTCAAGTTGGTTCTGAAGCAGATCGACTACATTGGTGGAATTCTGAGCACTGCTGGTGTCACACTCTTCATGATGGGTCTGCAGTGGGGAGCACGTCAG TACACCTGGGGAAGTGCACACGTCCTGGTGCCTCTCATCATGGGACTGATCCTGATCATCGCCTTTTTCGTCTGGGAGTTCTTCGCCCCATACCCAATGTGCCCGCGAGCTCTCTTCTCCAAGGACAAGCGCAGCATGATCCTCATTTTGCTGATCACATTCTTTAGCGGTGGCAACTTCTTCGTGCTGCTGCTTTTCTGGCCAACACAGGTCTACAACATGTACGGCAACGACCCACTCCAGATTGGTATCAGGACACTGCCAATCGGCTTCGGTATCATCTTCGGTGCCGCATTCGCCCTGTTCCTCATTGGTCTGACCAAGGGACGGACAACCATTCTCATGATCTTCTGGACCCTCGCCATGACCGGCTTCACCGGTGCCATGTCTGCGGCCAGAACTTACAACCTCACACCAACCGTCTACCCGATCCTGACGCTAGCCTCCATCTCTGTCGGTGCGGTCATCATTCCCTGCTCCATCATCGCACAAGTCATGTGCCCACAAGAGCTCATCGGAACCGTCACGGCCATCACCCTCTCGATCCGTTACATCGGTGGTGCCATCGGTTTCACCGCCTACTACAACGTCTTCTTCCACGAGTACTTTGGTCTCGCCAACACGATCGCCGCCCCACAAATCACCGCTGCCGGCATCACATATGACTACTACGAGCTCCTCAACCTCATCACCCTCGCATCCAATGCACAGTACGAGCAATTCCGAACAGCGCTGGAGTTCAGCCCAACTCTTCGTATCGACCCAGAGGCGGCATACAACATCATCATTGCTGCGGTGCAGGATGCTTTCGCGATCGCATACCAATGGCCATATTGGATCAGTATCGCGTTCGGTGGTGTGTGCATTGTTTGTTCGTTTGGCCTGAGGGATATCAAGAAGCACATGGAGGAGTTTGATGGTCCGGCATAG
- a CDS encoding Dothistromin biosynthesis peroxidase dotB, whose product MKFLSISGLVAGAAAFPHLLDLETLNGAAANRLESRQTAPPQGAGALPASPPPFDAATQYVSNQGVHKFVAPGAGDERGECPDETDSSPIKSDLNQYGSNTRFVMSQFYNLYNRQPDASTANYNLEVLRAFRGDRFKESIAKNPYFAYLPFGGIEVSQAAFTFIYRFMSNKSAEYPEGRLNKEVLKSFMAVSGPENNLKHTPGYEKMPDSWYKRNPSDEYSVPYFEADILYFAETQPEILTIGCNRGSVNTYSPIDPAVLTNGVYPAQQITKSPICFATQYAIASLPLITGLDTSSAALAPLVSTLNTLTKPPNCASIGAVNQSAFTACPGFSFYGGPTGPVAPGAIQS is encoded by the exons ATGAAGTTCCTGTCGATAAGCGGCCTCGTGGCCGGCGCCGCGGCCTTCCCACACCTCCTCGACCTCGAGACCCTGAACGGTGCAGCCGCCAACCGCCTTGAAAGCAGGCAGACCGCTCCTCCACAAGGTGCTGGTGCTCTTCCAGCCAGCCCACCCCCATTTGATGCCGCGACACAATACGTTAGTAACCAGGGCGTACACAAGTTCGTGGCTCCAGGCGCTGGTGACGAGAGAGGAGAGTGCCCAG ACGAGACTGACAGCTCTCCTATCAAGTCTGATCTGAATCAGTACGGCAGCAACACCAGATTCGTCATGAGCCAGTTCTACAACCTCTACAACCGTCAGCCAGACGCCTCCACCGCCAACTACAACCTGGAAGTTCTCCGTGCTTTCCGCGGTGACAGATTCAAGGAGTCAATTGCTAAGAACCCATACTTCGCCT ACCTGCCATTTGGTGGTATCGAGGTTTCTCAGGCTGCTTTTACCTTCATCTACCGCTTCATGAGCAACAAGTCCGCCGAGTACCCAGAGGGTCGTCTCAACAAGGAGGTCCTTAAGAGCTTCATGGCCGTCTCCGGCCCAGAGAACAACCTCAAGCACACCCCAGGATACGAAAAGATGCCCGATAGCTGGTACAAGCGCAACCCGTCCGACGAGTACAGCGTTCCATACTTCGAG GCCGATATCCTCTACTTTGCCGAGACCCAACCAGAGATCCTCACCATTGGCTGCAACCGGGGTTCCGTCAATACCTATTCGCCAATCGACCCAGCTGTCTTGACCAACGGCGTGTACCCTGCCCAGCAGATCACTAAGAGCCCCATTTGCTTCGCTACCCAGTACGCCATCGCTTCGCTGCCACTCATCACTGGTCTCGATACCAGCAGTGCTGCCCTCGCTCCACTTGTCAGCACGCTCAACACCCTTACCAAGCCACCCAACTGTGCTAGCATTGGTGCTGTTAACCAGTCCGCCTTTACTGCTTGCCCAGGCTTCTCTTTCTACGGTGGACCAACTGGACCGGTCGCACCAGGTGCTATTCAGTCTTAA
- a CDS encoding Aromatic peroxygenase — protein MKSFVAYSLIAAEAAHAFPWVRNLPGVDSSMLPSQYQKRQQAPAPGGPGSAETCPFNPNHVNAVGIQPGQYNNARNGRKGNERGGYQVPAPGDDAHRYIAPTAQDIRGPCPGLNTAANHGFLARDGVTTYAELVDAQQNVYNVGFDLSNLLAFLGLQADGDLITTKLSIGCDATTRTSIAPLLTGSQPGLSGHNKFEGDTSLTRNDFFTGNGDNYSFNRTLFDKMSATTGGLHDLNNLAQYRLERYDESLFENPNFYFGPLSLLLYGAASFLYELFPSGPNYIPDQATMDSFFIEERLPANWINRVEPYSNRLVVEQILAMYLLRPVAFGGNVGDGTFAPLNWRGLIVNGTLGNDIQPAAVSCLLYQLATQSVPSTLNGLVTPTVEAISFFLTRVAPEFANLGCPRPLT, from the exons ATGAAGTCTTTCGTTGCATACTCGCTCATCGCAGCGGAGGCAGCGCACGCCTTCCCGTGGGTCCGAAATTTGCCCGGTGTAGACTCTTCTATGCTGCCATCTCAATACCAAAAAAGACAACAAGCTCCAGCACCAGGCGGTCCAGGCAGCGCTGAGACCTGTCCATTCAACCCAAACCACGTCAATGCCGTGGGCATCCAGCCAGGACAGTACAACAACGCCCGCAATGGCCGAAAGGGCAACGAGCGAGGTGGTTACCAGGTCCCAGCACCTGGCGACGACGCGCACCGCTATATCGCGCCAACGGCTCAAGACATACGAGGACCATGCCCAGG TCTCAACACAGCCGCCAACCACGGCTTCTTGGCTCGTGATGGTGTCACCACCTACGCCGAACTCGTAGATGCGCAGCAAAACGTCTACAACGTCGGCTTCGACCTGTCAAATCTGCTCGCCTTCCTCGGTCTGCAAGCAGACGGTGACCTAATCACCACCAAGCTCTCCATCGGCTGCGACGCCACAACAAGAACGTCCATCGCCCCACTCCTGACTGGCTCGCAACCCGGTCTCTCCGGCCACAACAAGTTTGAAGGTGACACCTCCCTAACCCGCAACGATTTCTTCACAGGCAATGGTGACAACTATTCGTTCAACCGCACGTTGTTCGACAAGATGAGCGCCACGACCGGCGGTCTTCACGACCTCAACAACTTGGCGCAGTACCGTCTCGAGCGATACGACGAGTCCCTGTTCGAGAACCCGAACTTCTACTTCGGACCTCTCTCCCTCCTGTTGTACGGAGCTGCATCCTTCCTGTACGAACTCTTCCCATCTGGCCCCAACTACATCCCAGACCAAGCCACGATGGACTCCTTCTTCATCGAGGAGAGACTCCCCGCCAACTGGATCAACCGTGTCGAGCCATACAGCAACCGCCTCGTCGTAGAGCAGATTCTGGCCATGTACCTCCTCCGCCCAGTCGCCTTCGGTGGCAACGTCGGTGATGGTACTTTCGCACCACTCAACTGGAGAGGCCTGATCGTCAACGGTACTCTCGGCAACGACATCCAGCCTGCTGCGGTCTCTTGCTTGTTGTACCAGCTTGCGACACAGTCCGTGCCATCGACACTGAACGGCCTTGTTACGCCAACTGTTGAGGCTATCTCGTTCTTCCTTACGAGGGTTGCTCCAGAGTTTGCCAACCTTGGCTGCCCACGTCCATTGACCTAA
- a CDS encoding putative 4-coumarate--CoA ligase 1 produces MPHKSPYPDVDIPDVDIWSLLFDRQKRPYRHDKLLLQEVNSARKYSYKNLRQASIACGQGLRDAWKWQKGEVLAIYSPNDVDYAAVSLGCHWAGGVVTTVSPACTTDELVGQLRDSGARGIVTHQSSIDKAKAAAREVGIPEDRIALMGPEAAGAGAKHFTALTGNSHRSTDERRPFAINPRDDLAFLVFSSGTTGKPKGVMLSHRNIVSNISQGAVSSVGNLGCGDGTTGSGDKVMAFLPFYHIYGLTVLLHFGIWQGLESFVMPQFDIRQFCETVQRHKITYANIVPRVAVALAKVPIVEKYDLSSIRMLNSAAAPLSKELVELVHKRLSIPIKQAFGLSETSPGLTQQDWNDWDRGIGSVGHLLPNVEGKVVDMEKGTELDVDGVGELCFRGPNIFKGYLNNIAATKNSLTADGWYKSGDIGYVDRDGRFFITDRIKELIKYNGFQVAPAELEGLLLKHPKVKDAAVIGVFSQERQTELPRAYLVLDEGAARSKETAEEIAQWLGARVANYKRLRGGVRFIDAIPASAAGKLLRRELKVMAQAEEKTRAKL; encoded by the exons ATGCCGCACAAGTCGCCATACCCTGATGTGGATATCCCTGATGTCGACATCTGGTCGTTATTGTTCGACCGGCAGAAACGGCCATATCGCCATGATAAGC TCCTCCTCCAGGAAGTCAACTCAGCTCGGAAATACTCATACAAGAACCTGAGGCAGGCTTCCATCGCCTGCGGCCAAGGCTTGCGGGATGCATGGAAATGGCAGAAGGGCGAAGTGTTGGCCATCTACTCTCCAAACGATGTCGACTATGCCGCTGTGAGTCTGGGCTGTCACTGGGCCGGTGGCGTCGTGACCACGGTGAGCCCGGCATGCACGACCGATGAGCTTGTGGGACAGCTGCGGGATTCTGGTGCTCGAGGAATAGTGACACATCAATCGTCCATTGACAAGGCGAAAGCTGCCGCAAGAGAAGTCGGTATACCTGAAGACCGTATTGCTCTCATGGGCCCAGAAGCTGCAGGTGCCGGCGCAAAGCACTTCACTGCTCTGACGGGAAACTCTCATCGGTCAACGGATGAGCGACGGCCATTCGCTATCAACCCGCGAGATGACTTGGCGTTCTTGGTGTTCTCGAGCGGCACAACAGGCAAGCCAAAGGGTGTGATGTTGAGTCATCGCAACATCGTATCGAACATCTCGCAGGGCGCTGTCAGTTCGGTAGGCAATCTTGGTTGCGGTGATGGCACAACTGGATCTGGGGACAAAGTCATGGCGTTCTTGCCATTCTACCATATATATG GCTTAACTGTCCTGCTGCACTTCGGAATCTGGCAAGGCCTCGAATCATTCGTAATGCCGCAGTTCGATATCCGCCAGTTTTGCGAAACTGTGCAAAGGCACAAGATAACATACGCCAACATAGTGCCTCGGGTAGCGGTGGCGCTTGCAAAAGTGCCAATTGTGGAAAAGTATGACCTCAGCAGCATCAGGATGCTGAACTCTGCAGCAGCACCGCTGAGCAAAGAACTCGTGGAGCTGGTACACAAGCGTCTCAGCATACCGATCAAACAGGCATTTGGCCTCAGCGAGACCAGTCCTGGCTTGACTCAGCAAGATTGGAATGATTGGGACCGAGGGATCGGATCTGTTGGTCATTTGTTGCCCAACGTCGAAGGTAAAGTCGTAGACATGGAGAAAGGCACAGAGCTCGATGTCGATGGTGTTGGAGAGCTGTGCTTTCGAGGGCCGAATATCTTCAAGGGGTACTTGAACAATATCGCCGCAACCAAAAACTCCCTCACGGCCGATGGGTGGTACAAGAGTGGCGATATCGGCTACGTGGATCGCGACGGCCGTTTCTTCATCACTGATCGCATCAAGGAGCTGATCAAGTACAACGGCTTTCAAGTCGCTCCCGCAG AGTTGGAAGGACTGCTGCTGAAGCACCCGAAAGTGAAAGATGCAGCCGTGATTGGTGTCTTCTCCCAAGAGCGGCAGACTGAACTTCCACGAGCCTATTTGGTGCTCGATGAAGGCGCAGCAAGATCAAAGGAGACGGCCGAGGAAATAGCGCAGTGGTTGGGCGCGAGGGTGGCGAATTACAAGCGTCTGCGAGGAGGTGTGCGCTTCATCGATGCCATTCCAGCATCGGCTGCCGGGAAGCTGCTGAGGCGGGAGCTGAAGGTCATGGCTCAGGCGGAAGAGAAGACCAGAGCCAAGCTGTAG
- a CDS encoding Siderochrome iron transporter 2, translated as MRVFDQVRNRRTNQIAAGTDHDQTAFKDETKVSHDVEGSGSDSDNLSLEAKEEKRIQEAPDQVTSDAQAGIQKAEAAALVWSKTAIFGVYAWIWVCYFMLAFQSSIQSYVTVYAYSAFTTAPAITTATILSNIIGGVLKLPIAKLINIWGRAEGFMVFVVVYLIGLIILTASNGPNTYAAGYVLYWIGYDAIYLILDIFIADTFGLRNRALAFAFASTPFICTAFTGPLAADSFLSNKVTGAGWRWGLGTFAIVNFFVFTPLAIVFKMYTLKAKKMGLYKSNPSGRTTTQSIIHYFHEFDIPGALILCAAFILFLLPFSLQSYGRINGYDSAAFVAMVVIGLLLFPTFYIWERYFARVHFIRWELFRSRTVLGACILASILYFSFYAWDLNFYNFVIVVYALPVSLAGYVGQIYNVGSCFWSCVFGVYIRYTKHFKYAALFFGLPLMILGSGLMIKFRGGDGELGYVIMCQIFIAFAGGTLVISEDMAVMSAADREGVPLMLSMLYLFSSMGGAIGQAVATAIYSNTFVSAALSKLPANRAAKASELYLGGYTQQIMFPPGTVEREAINYAWGRTQYYGCIASTCILVLAIPAIAVWKNYRVDRQQNKGTML; from the exons ATGCGTGTCTTTGACCAGGTCCGCAACAGGCGGACGAACCAGATCGCTGCCGGTACCGATCATGACCAGACTGCCTTCAAGGATGAGACGAAGGTGTCGCATGATGTCGAGGGATCGGGATCAGATAGCGACAACCTCAGTCTGGAGGCCAAGGAAGAGAAGAGGATTCAAGAAGCGCCCGATCAAGTCACTTCCGATGCTCAAGCTGGTATCCAGAAGGCCGAAGCTGCAGCGCTTGTCTGGAGCAAGACGGCCATCTTCGGAGTATACGCATG GATCTGGGTATGCTACTTCATGCTCGCCTTCCAGTCCTCCATCCAGAGCTACGTCACCGTCTACGCATACTCGGCCTTCACCACCGCTCCAGCCATCACCACCGCAACGATCCTGTCCAACATCATCGGCGGTGTGCTGAAACTACCCATCGCCAAGCTGATCAACATCTGGGGACGTGCCGAAGGCTTTATGGTCTTCGTTGTCGTCTACCTCATTGGTCTGATCATCTTGACCGCCAGCAATGGTCCCAACACCTACGCTGCTGGCTACGTTCTATACTGGATCGGATACGATGCCATCTACCTGATCTTGGACATCTTCATCGCTGATACCTTTGGTCTGCGAAACCGAGCTTTGGCATTTGCCTTTGCTTCGACGCCGTTCATCTGCACAGCTTTCACTGGCCCTCTGGCGGCAGACTCCTTCCTGTCCAACAAAGTCACTGGAGCTGGATGGCGATGGGGTCTTGGAACCTTCGCCATCGTCAACTTCTTCGTCTTCACACCGCTTGCGATTGTGTTCAAGATGTACACGCTCAAGGCGAAGAAGATGGGACTGTACAAGAGCAACCCAAGCGGTCGCACGACTACGCAGTCCATCATCCACTACTTCCACGAGTTTGATA TCCCCGGCGCCCTCATCCTTTGCGCTGCCTTCATCCTCTTCCTCCTCCCATTCTCCCTCCAATCCTACGGCCGCATCAACGGCTACGACTCCGCCGCCTTCGTCGCCATGGTCGTCATCGGTCTCCTCCTCTTCCCAACCTTCTACATCTGGGAGCGCTACTTCGCACGAGTACACTTCATCCGCTGGGAGCTCTTCCGCAGCCGCACAGTCCTCGGCGCCTGCATCCTCGCCTCGATCCTGTACTTCTCCTTCTACGCCTGGGACCTGAACTTCTATAACTTTGTCATTGTCGTTTACGCCCTGCCCGTCAGCTTGGCTGGGTACGTCGGCCAGATCTATAATGTTGGATCTTGCTTCTGGTCTTGTGTGTTTGGTGTGTACATCAGGTACACCAAGCATTTCAAGTACGCAGCGCTATTCTTTGGTCTGCCGTTGATGATCTTGGGATCTGGTTTGATGATCAAGTTCCGCGGTGGAGATGGTGAACTCGGCTACGTTATCATGTGCCAAATC TTCATCGCCTTCGCAGGCGGCACCCTCGTCATCTCGGAAGACATGGCCGTCATGTCCGCCGCCGACCGTGAAGGTGTCCCTCTCATGCTCTCCATGCTCTACCTCTTCAGCAGCATGGGCGGCGCCATCGGCCAAGCCGTCGCTACCGCCATCTACTCCAACACCTTCGTCTCCGCCGCACTCTCGAAGCTACCCGCCAACCGCGCAGCCAAAGCTTCCGAGCTGTATCTGGGCGGCTACACGCAGCAGATCATGTTCCCACCGGGCACTGTTGAGCGCGAGGCGATCAACTATGCTTGGGGACGCACGCAGTATTATGGATGTATTGCGAGTACTTGTATTCTGGTGCTGGCGATTCCGGCTATTGCCGTGTGGAAGAACTATAGGGTTGATCGGCAGCAGAACAAGGGTACGATGCTGTAG